The segment TCTGTAAATGCAAGTTACATATCAAGTTTTAGATGTTATATCATATTTTATCAACATAGGTTTCTTTTGCTATGTTTTAACGAGTCACGATATCTTAAAAAACCTGATGCGAAAATTCTTACGCTAGATTTTATTATGCTCAGTCCTCTAGTTAAGTATACTTTGGTTTAtgggttaaacattttttggccTGTGGTATGGACCAAGATTTTTATTACTATAACAAATTGATTGAGTTTAATTCTATCGCTTTATGGACCAGTTATGAACgctagtcattttctaaaggagatCTCATTTCTATTGGTTTAAATATCAGCCATTCTTTACAGTACAAAAAAATACCCGAAAAAATAGTTCTGCGCAAACAttctaaaaacatatttattgacGAGTATAAAAGTGTTCATCTGATCTATTATATATCAAAAGTCTAcagaataacaaatatttatgatatctgctgagttttaaaaatttgtaatgtaTTTTCGAAATCGAATTccgaataaaaaaattgaaaaactattTACCTAATACATATTAATCCTTATCActtatgtaattaaaaatactacattcaaagtttattacaaataaaacatttttgtatttgtcaGACAAATCATAGTCAAACATTAAATGTTATTCATTACTTTGAACCGAATAAACCACACAAGAATTCTGaagaagtataaaaatatacaatttaagaCTGAACATTAACCACAAGAGCACAATAATTATCTACCGCAGGGTAATTCTCTTATTTTAAAAACGATATCGTACGTACAATAAAGGTAAGCTATAGAACGGTAAAATAAGAACAGCGATGACTCTAATGAATTTATAATGCTGCCACGATAGCAATTATTTcgttgaaaattattatatacatatttttaaaataaaatctttaacaatGCCACTATACGGTCCTTAAACTTATAATTTGTTTCGAAACtaaatatttgagttttttttttgttcgtggagaaataaaaaaacgagtcaataaactttagttaaatgttaaaatatttatacatatttttgtatcgAAAAAGCGAGTGCTttctcaattttaaaatatttgctctTTCGTTAAAAATTCTTATGTTTGCATTTTGCTCATTTATACTATAATAACCGCAAAATTCTTTAACAATGAGTGTACAAATGCTACAAAGTCAAATATGTATACAACATTTATAATTAGATAGTataattattaagaatttattacgtcataaaataataatttcagaaACCCAAAAGGATTTATTGTTAGTTATCTTTAAGAGTAGAAATTGTAGAATCAGACAGTTAGAAGTAGATTGAAATTCTCGTCAGATAAGAAGACAATAGAAATAGATTTGAAAAGGAACTTTTCCGAAGTGAATCTTTTGAATCATCCATCTAACTACCCAGATAGATAATGCAAAACCACTATTATAGGACATCTATCGTCTCTCGCAAATAacatttacttttgtttttaatgtctTACACAAACGTATGCATGTATGAGTGAGTATGTATGAGTCTGCTGCTAAAATATTGTGTCcagtacaaaaaattttatgtttatataattattgaaataatgCGATTCAGAAACAGTGTAGACAGAACGGATGCTTGtgtcaaaataacaaatatacatatcgtcACCTAAACGCTTTTCGTCcttacttgggtccatgttgatccctttgtaaTAATACCTATAAGTATCATCCATGGCAGGCTAGCTGAAATTGATGAATAGAGTGAGTATGGAATTCACTCCCATTTTGACAGATTAATGAATTCCATAAGACGTTCTAATTGAATATTTGACAAACCGGACAGATCACCAAAGTTTGTCGATCCAAGCGTCCGAAATCTGGCCTCCGCCAAAGTCATCCACGTTTTCATAACTTCTGCAGTAATTGTTGAAGACCAATGCGTCCAAATTGGTCTTCCGTTCCAAGAAGATATTTAGACCTATGTGGATCCATTTGTGACCACTGCGGTCTAGATGTTGAGCACGTGTGCTCATTTGACTATTTGTCGCGAGCAATGCAGAGGCAGTATTCAGTGATCTGCTCCTTTATCGCCAGTAGTGGAATACCGCAAACCTGATCTGTTACCAGTCTGCTAAGCATAGTGCAAGCTCTTGCCATACGAAATCTCGTATTCCTTTACCCAAATTAGGGTGATGTTCAAATGTCTCGCCATTTCATTAAGAGACGACCGCCATTCATGGACAATTTTGTATGTGGAAAATACAACAATTAGGGATTTAATAGCAGCTTGACTACAAATTTTGACATCCCATAGTACCTTTTTCAAATCCCTtgagttatttaaaaaagtaaaatgtcatTACAACTTCGAAGCTAATTTACTTTATTTGCATTATAGCAGTTGGAAATACTATTATGAAAATAGGAGAAACCTAAAGactaaaatatacttttgtaaAGTATTAAACAGCGCTGAAAACGAATCTGAATTTATCGTCACATTAGGTTTACCAGATATCGCGTCATGAACCGTTTTTGGACATATTGGAGAAGCGATAACTACACAAATATaccgttattttaaaaatatcttatctAATCTAAAAGTCCAATCTGTCGAGTTTAAGATAATGTTTAACCAATTTTTTTCGTGATACTTTGGTCTCTGGATTAATGcagagaaaatattgttttaactttgctttatgagcctaaaggcccgattcggggggtacggctgtatgggggctaggagaaataatggaccgatttcaatcattttcaatagcgttcgtcgttgaaccaaaaaagagtatgtgccaaatttcaagaaattatcttgaaaattgcgacctgtagcgtgcgcacaaggtttacatggacacacagacaaatcgactcagaaagtgattctgaggcgattggtgggtataggaccaatatttttgggtattacTTACGGATACGTAAATTAATAATGGGAAGGTCAATTAGAAAactaatattaagaaaattatgagGAATAATAGAGGTaagtttagttttctttaaaagcaCAAACAATGGGACTTAAAACTTGTTTGAGAAGCACAAACAAAGACACTTAAAACTTTCATTTaaacttactttttttatttaataaaagggAAACAATTACATTCTCGATGATGTTTCCAAACGCGTTCTGTAAGAAATTCAATAGAAACTTAATATtagaatttttctatgaaatctTAAAGACATCTTAGGAATTTAAGCAGAACAAAAGGGCAAACTGGGATATTAACGTGCCCAAAGGGATAATAACATACGATTTAACAAGACAGGGAGAAAAAAGGGGAAAGATTTATGTTGCTTGAAACTagattaattgtatttttagtgCTAATGGCtataatttacaataattataaGAGTttgaatatttagaaaaaaatttctactGCTTTCTTTTGGACAATATACTGCAATTGATTTTgtttctcttgttttttttttcctttcaaaggttgttgtttaaaatcaatttcacATCTTACCAAAGactattaagtaaatatttattaatttaatgtttcaaagtttaaaaaatttgaagccATTATCGATCTATTTAATAGTTAAACCCGACTCTTTACAAGACATTCATCAAAAGTAAAATGTAACTATTATTAAAGTTTGTTATTTTGTGACAATTGTTAATTctccaaaacaaaaatagtgcTGAATTAATTTAAGCAACTCTAAACCTAACGACATGcgttgttaattaaatttaaaatttaatgtagaAATATCATTAACAAATAATGAGTAAAAAATTGCGCCAAGAAAAACATGCAATtagaaacaaaaatgtttgtactTTTGCatgtacaaacatatttatttcattagtaTAATCTGCAAAGCAAATAgtgttataaaaattcattacccagcaaaaaagtgaggaaaaagaagtagaattttcaccacatataacatacttgaagtacttccaattttggtgaaaaacctatgaattttacattagcgggtcattggagggatgttgttcatttttgacaactatgaaccACAcctaatcttattcatagatgcaataaaaatccgatatttggatgtcaaaaataaatcgaatacgttcaatgacatgcttatgttaatttcattggtttttcaccaaagtttgatgtacttcgaatatgttTTTTGTAGTGACTTTTCAACATCcctttcctcacttttaaccaggttttatatttgtaaggaaatatttggtttataaaagcgaaaaatatataatcgcatttttagatgtgattaatatgtcgtttgtaaagaatgaaattaataactttttgctgggtattaaagcattcatttaaataaaccCCCTTTGATATGCTTTATATTATAACTCACTTTTTCACATACGCAATGAATGtgcaaaaacgaaaaataaaaaaaaaataaaaagaaaaaaagtgtatTAGTTTATAACAACAAACCTTTTACTACATTTAATATGTATGATAAGCAATGCAATGCCCAAAATAAGACAAATACAACCGACTACAATATAAGCAATTCCTAAGAAGGGATTCTTTCCACCCAACAATGAAGTGGtcgataaaatcattttcttggaACCATCAAAAGCTGAGACGggatattctaaaaaaattacaaaaaaatccagtaaaatttcattataaattgttaatacagtttaaatattttgtaaacttacgATAATCAATTATTAAAGTATAAAGACCACTTTTAAGACCATTTTCAAAATTGGGCTTTGAATGATCTATGCGTCTATAAAGCTTACGAAAACTGGGTAAAGCGGCAGTACGCATCCAAACAATTAAATCTTCATTctaagaaaaaatacattttttttataattacttgtagaaaaatgatttttatttaaacacttaCTTGGAAACCATTATTATCGGGATTTTGTTCATCCAATTGCCACAATTCCTTAGTCCAGAATTTTGGTTTAGCATAATGaccttttaatattgttttcaaaTCACCCTCGGGATTACgaaatttgatttgtttatcCGAGGGCCAGGCAATGCCGGTATTAAGTAAAGGTACAGAAGTACTGccatagtttaattttaaagtatctgaaattatattaaataattagttgattattttattaatttattgtgtGAACAGTAGTTTACCATTAAAAAGTGAATTTGCTATGGCACCACAAGGTGCAATGGGCATTTGTGTTCCAGTATCGGTGTCAGCATAAGCAAATGGCACACAATCGGTAGATGGTGTCTCGGAGAGACGTCCCAATAGTTGATCATCATCACGAGATTTTACATAACGTCTATGATTTTGATAGTAGTTACTAAGGCCATAATACATGTAGACATTACCCTGAAATGTAAGAAAGACAAttgcttaataaaaattctgtATGTATTTCAGCAAAATCgttccatttttaatttttttttctcaaaagagtTCTTAGAagcatattattaaaataaatagctTGGTATAGGTCATGCGTCAAAACTGATCTGATGCAAAAACCATAAGCTGTACACAAAATCATATATCTTACTACATAATTGAATTACAGATAAATATTTGGAATTAAGCAGCAGTGAGAACCTGTAACTTCTTCTTCGACTTTGCCACGACatttggatcttcgctccggaacgacccgagtcatactcggccaaagattgtcaacccagcgacagctgtgtCAAACGAAAGTTTTTCCCCAGGagagaactatcggccacagtcgagctgttacaacaacctGTAACTTCTTAATAAGACCTAGGTAAATGGGATATTTGGGGGTTGTACGAGggcttaaattaatataatcttATCATGATATATGAAATTtctatatagtctagagtctaagATAAAAAGGAGAAAATGATTCAATTCATGATATAACTATATTTCTGCCTTTTccctaaagaaaattattcttcttattataaactaaaaactatgtacatgaatattaaaatcaaaagaaagcttttctACGACATTAgaacataatcaaatttatgcaattttattattacttttttaaatttctaaataataataCCACTTGATAAGTAATGTATTATTAGTTACTTAAAAATTGTAGGAAAccgtaaatttattattaaaatatagtattaattaatttatgaatCAGACACATAAGACtgcattattaaaattaaccttatcaaagttaaatttatcacattttcaaacatatcaataaaacttttaacaccCCAATAGATTAACCCTATCGAAGAtaatctttaaactttaaaataattcaaatggaattttatttcataaattaacaACTTACCACAAAATCTTTCTCCAATTTGAATTCTATTTGGCATTTACATGTTGATCCAGGGGGATTTGAAATCAAAAACTCTGAACAAGTTAAATTACTTTGGCCCACTTGTAAACAGTCCGTATAATCGATGACATGTTCACTGACTTCATCGGAAAAATAGAGTAGAGCAACTCCAACAGGTATAAAGAGAATACCTATGATAAAGAAGGTGGGTAGGACGGTACCAGCTGTTAAAACTGGCTGCCAGGCAGGCAAACGCTGTTGTTTAAAGGCAgagtctataaaaaaaaacaaaacaaaaataaaattagtaataagcaacaaaaacaacatatttagAAGGTGCGAAAGTCAATGTAACTAAAAGTCTTACCTCATCACCACCccctttttcaaaaaatgttctcATAGATAatcaatatttgtaaattttaaatgtgtcCACTGTAGTGTCTTAGTCATAccgacatacatatgtactatgTAGTATTTGTCTGTCCGTATATTTACCACTTTAACTTAGTCCGTTAATACgacaaaaagttttcttttatgttttttaatcatCGTAAGACAACTTACCTGAAGGTCGTTTCGACTTCTGTTGAAGCCCTTGGGTTTCGACTGGCTGTGAAGCCATTTTTACCACAAccttgttaattaaaaatttactttaatttcaatttaatactttatatttttaagaaaaatatttaatttttttaaataaagaaactttaacACTTGTTCGCTAGCAAATCAAAAtagatacaaaaaaattaatcacaATTTAAGacgaatataaaaagaaaacacaatgaaaataaatctgtttttgacattttgtgttgattttatttagaataaagTAGTCGATTACtcgaatattttattatggATCAGGGTTCAAAAACGAataagaagaataacaaaacaagtttccgagtacgagaaactccgtaccgcgagagggatgaatgatattctttgtctttctctctcacgctaAATCAAAAGTTCCCCCAAAAAGTcccctagtgtggaccggcaatAAATAAGCTTTggaataattgaaaaaatagcaatcgactatttttttcaaaaaaagtcgataactcgactatcatctatgaaaaaggtcgaaaagtcgacttcgTAAATAAGGGTAGAAATACAATATTGCGGCTGCGGAGAcggatattttttatattgagttttcACAACTTAAATCGTTGAAGAAATCCgcaccaaattaaaatttattttgttatttacatttagagttgccatgccattcatacttttaatgaacaaaaacaaaaaacaatataatggCTACAAAATCCGCAACCGTAGCCGCActccatttaatttacattttctctgGGAAGCAGAAAACGCAACCGCATCCGCAGGTTTGTATTTCTACTCTAAATGTCgagaaaaattttagatttttccaacaaataaaattaagtaatttgtttttttatgtgcGATTTTTAGATAACGAGAAAATctgt is part of the Lucilia cuprina isolate Lc7/37 chromosome 3, ASM2204524v1, whole genome shotgun sequence genome and harbors:
- the LOC111677063 gene encoding cell cycle control protein 50A isoform X2 — its product is MASQPVETQGLQQKSKRPSDSAFKQQRLPAWQPVLTAGTVLPTFFIIGILFIPVGVALLYFSDEVSEHVIDYTDCLQVGQSNLTCSEFLISNPPGSTCKCQIEFKLEKDFVGNVYMYYGLSNYYQNHRRYVKSRDDDQLLGRLSETPSTDCVPFAYADTDTGTQMPIAPCGAIANSLFNDTLKLNYGSTSVPLLNTGIAWPSDKQIKFRNPEGDLKTILKGHYAKPKFWTKELWQLDEQNPDNNGFQNEDLIVWMRTAALPSFRKLYRRIDHSKPNFENGLKSGLYTLIIDYQYPVSAFDGSKKMILSTTSLLGGKNPFLGIAYIVVGCICLILGIALLIIHIKCSKRTRLETSSRM
- the LOC111677063 gene encoding cell cycle control protein 50A isoform X1; this translates as MASQPVETQGLQQKSKRPSDSAFKQQRLPAWQPVLTAGTVLPTFFIIGILFIPVGVALLYFSDEVSEHVIDYTDCLQVGQSNLTCSEFLISNPPGSTCKCQIEFKLEKDFVGNVYMYYGLSNYYQNHRRYVKSRDDDQLLGRLSETPSTDCVPFAYADTDTGTQMPIAPCGAIANSLFNDTLKLNYGSTSVPLLNTGIAWPSDKQIKFRNPEGDLKTILKGHYAKPKFWTKELWQLDEQNPDNNGFQNEDLIVWMRTAALPSFRKLYRRIDHSKPNFENGLKSGLYTLIIDYQYPVSAFDGSKKMILSTTSLLGGKNPFLGIAYIVVGCICLILGIALLIIHIKCSKSNEEMINVNPRTPYS